The Candidatus Dadabacteria bacterium sequence ATATCCGTTGACTATGAGCCCGACAGCCCTAAAATGGGAAACTTGGTGAGAGAGGTGGCCAGAAGGTCAGCGGTGCTTCTCGCCAAAAAAAGAACAGCTTTTCAAAACGGGGTGGATACCCAGAACTGGAACCGCACGCAGATGATCTGGTCGGAGGACGGCGTGCAGGTCCAAAGGAGAGAAATTACTTCTGAAGGAGCATTTATGAAGGCGTGTCGGCTCGAGAAAGCCGATTATACTCCCATTTGGCTTATGCGACAGGCGGGCAGATTTCTTCGGGAATACAGGGAGGCCCGCTCCCGCGTTTCTTTCAAGGAGTTTTGCAAGACCCCGGATCTGGCCTCGGAAATTACGCTGATGGTGGTTGACCGCTTCGGTGTGGACGCGGCCATCATTTTCTCAGACATACTGCTCATACTGGAACCCCTGGGGCTTTCCCTTGAATATTCAAGCGTTGACGGTCCCGTGATAGCCGGGCCTCTTAGGACCCGAAAGCGCATAGAGGCCCTGAGGGACTTTGATTCCGAAAGCATGGATTTTGTCTACGAGGCTCTGCGTATCACGAGAAAGGCGCTTGCCCCCGAAGTTTCGCTTATTGGTTTTAGCGGGGCTCCCTTTACCGTGGCTTCCTATGCGGTTGAGGGAAGCGGTTCAAAAAACTACGTAAACACGAAAAAACTCATGTATGGAGACCCTTCCCTGTGGGAGAGGCTGATGGAGATCCTGACCGAGAGTATTTCGGATTATCTCTGCGCTCAGGTGGATGCGGGGGCCGATGCCGTGCAGATTTTCGACAGTTGGGTGGGTTGTCTTTCCCCGGCGGATTACGAAAGATTCGTCTTTCCGCACGTAAAGAAACTTATCTCGGCGCTTCCGCCGGAAGTCCCGGTAATATTGTTCGGGACCGGAACCGGTTCCTTGCTCGAACTCATGGGAGATACCGGGGCTGGAGTTATCGGTCTTGACTGGAGGGTCGATATTCTTGACGGCTGGCAGAGGGCGGGAAGCTCTCTTGCGGTTCAGGGGAATCTTGATCCGGTCTCAATGCTCTCAACCCCGTCTCATGTCGTGGAGGAGGCGAGGAAGATACTGGACAGAGTGGGAGGGAGGCCCGGCCATATATTCAATCTGGGTCACGGTGTACTGCCGCAGACGCCGGTTGATAATGTCTTGAGGCTGATTGATGAAGTTCACGAGTATTCCGCGCGAAGGGGGGCTTAGGAGGAAGTCCCATGCAAAATAATTTTGACGCCGTAATGATGATTGGATACGGGGCTCCCGAGAAAAAAGAGGACATAATGCCCTTTCTCAGGAATGTGGCTAGCGGGAGACCGATACCCGAGGACAGGCTGCGGGAAGTCGCCCATCACTACGAAATCTTCGACGGGAAGTCTCCGCTCAACGAATTCACTTACAAGCAGGCCCAAAAACTTGAGAAGCTTCTTTCCGGGTGGGGGTACAATCTTCCGGTTTACGTCGGGATGAGGAACTGGCATCCGTTCATCAAGGATTCCCTTGAGCAGATGCGGGAAAATGGTGTGAAGAACCTAGTGGGCCTCATAATGGCCGTTTACCGCTCCGACGCGAGCTGGGAGAGGTACATGAGGGATGTGAGCGAGGCCTGCGAAGATCTCAAGATGGAGCTTTACGTGGAATATGTTCCTCCGCTTTTCAACCATCCTCTTTTCATAGAAGGCTCGGCGGCCAAAGTGACGGAACGAATGCGCGAAATTCCCGAGAGCAGGCTCGATACCACCATGCTTGTGTTTACGG is a genomic window containing:
- the hemE gene encoding uroporphyrinogen decarboxylase; its protein translation is MKQGFNGLKVTSFESRRCEEMKKLISYHGGVPRVAPSMREVPDLKSPYVAGFADDLFSDNIDLLVLMTGVGTRILSDIVIAESGEKKYLDALRATTILARGPKPVAALRKFGIRPNITVSEPNTWRDILSTFDQRDMSLENLVVYVQEYGVSNEEFLSSLEKRGADVRRIPIYRWALPEDLDPLRDAVRSVSEGEEDCLLFTSSRQVSNLFEVAAGEGYADDFIEGIKKALVCSIGPTTTETLRENGISVDYEPDSPKMGNLVREVARRSAVLLAKKRTAFQNGVDTQNWNRTQMIWSEDGVQVQRREITSEGAFMKACRLEKADYTPIWLMRQAGRFLREYREARSRVSFKEFCKTPDLASEITLMVVDRFGVDAAIIFSDILLILEPLGLSLEYSSVDGPVIAGPLRTRKRIEALRDFDSESMDFVYEALRITRKALAPEVSLIGFSGAPFTVASYAVEGSGSKNYVNTKKLMYGDPSLWERLMEILTESISDYLCAQVDAGADAVQIFDSWVGCLSPADYERFVFPHVKKLISALPPEVPVILFGTGTGSLLELMGDTGAGVIGLDWRVDILDGWQRAGSSLAVQGNLDPVSMLSTPSHVVEEARKILDRVGGRPGHIFNLGHGVLPQTPVDNVLRLIDEVHEYSARRGA
- the hemH gene encoding ferrochelatase, with amino-acid sequence MQNNFDAVMMIGYGAPEKKEDIMPFLRNVASGRPIPEDRLREVAHHYEIFDGKSPLNEFTYKQAQKLEKLLSGWGYNLPVYVGMRNWHPFIKDSLEQMRENGVKNLVGLIMAVYRSDASWERYMRDVSEACEDLKMELYVEYVPPLFNHPLFIEGSAAKVTERMREIPESRLDTTMLVFTAHSIPERMSDSSPYVLQFETSSVLVADRVGHKKWMIAYQSRSGSPNEKWLEPDICDVIGNLAGQGFTDIVIQPIGFVCDHIEVLFDIGVEATEAARECGVNLYRAETVNDDDRYIKALGDGVLRLIDSENSRQ